The following proteins are encoded in a genomic region of Diabrotica virgifera virgifera chromosome 1, PGI_DIABVI_V3a:
- the LOC126879228 gene encoding uncharacterized protein LOC126879228, whose protein sequence is MPRRKKGGDLASSAAKRRKQKEHRRNETEEEREARLQNQRTRMRTLRSTKNEERKENESIEESRILKDNLTKEAFHYEPTKKYYNHKHVVIGKMDNICQFCHAKKFSKEMLFISK, encoded by the coding sequence ATGCCTAGACGTAAAAAAGGAGGAGATCTTGCCAGTTCTGCAGCGAAACGGCGGAAACAAAAAGAACATAGAAGAAATGAAACGGAAGAAGAGCGCGAAGCACGTTTACAAAATCAACGAACTAGGATGAGAACTCTGAGAAGCacaaaaaatgaagaaagaaaAGAGAACGAAAGTATAGAAGAATCgagaattttaaaagataatttaaCAAAGGAAGCATTCCACTACGAACCGACGAAAAAATATTACAATCATAAACATGTTGTGATCGGAAAAATGGATAACATTTGCCAATTTTGCCACGCGAAAAAATTCAGTAAAGAAATGTTGTTTATAAGCAAATAG